From one Streptomyces spiramyceticus genomic stretch:
- the fabG gene encoding 3-oxoacyl-ACP reductase FabG has product MSTTEQRVAIVTGAARGIGAATAVRLAAEGRAVAVLDLDEAACKDTVEKITAAGGTAVAVGCDVSDSAQVEAAVARVATELGAPTILVNNAGVLRDNLLFKMSESDWDTVMNVHLKGAFLMSKACQKHMVDAKFGRIVSLSSSSALGNRGQANYSAVKAGLQGFTKTLAKELGKFGITANAVAPGFIVTEMTAQTAARMGMGFEDFQSAAATQIPVQRVGKPEDIANAIAFFTGEDAGFVSGQVLYVAGGPLN; this is encoded by the coding sequence ATGTCCACCACCGAGCAGCGCGTCGCGATCGTGACGGGGGCGGCGCGCGGCATTGGCGCCGCCACCGCGGTACGTCTCGCGGCCGAGGGCCGCGCCGTCGCCGTACTCGACCTCGACGAGGCGGCCTGCAAGGACACGGTCGAGAAGATCACCGCGGCCGGCGGCACCGCCGTCGCCGTAGGCTGCGACGTCTCCGACAGTGCGCAGGTCGAGGCCGCCGTCGCGCGCGTCGCCACGGAGCTCGGTGCGCCGACGATCCTGGTGAACAACGCGGGCGTGCTCCGCGACAACCTGCTCTTCAAGATGAGCGAGTCCGACTGGGACACCGTGATGAACGTGCACCTCAAGGGCGCGTTCCTGATGTCCAAGGCCTGCCAGAAGCACATGGTGGACGCCAAGTTCGGCCGCATCGTCAGCCTCTCCAGCAGCTCGGCGCTCGGTAACCGCGGCCAGGCGAACTACTCCGCCGTCAAGGCCGGCCTCCAGGGCTTCACCAAGACCCTGGCCAAGGAGCTCGGCAAGTTCGGCATCACCGCCAATGCCGTCGCGCCCGGCTTCATCGTCACCGAGATGACCGCCCAGACCGCCGCCCGCATGGGCATGGGCTTCGAGGACTTCCAGTCCGCCGCGGCCACCCAGATCCCGGTCCAGCGCGTCGGCAAGCCGGAAGACATTGCCAACGCCATCGCCTTCTTCACGGGCGAGGACGCCGGCTTTGTCTCCGGCCAGGTCCTGTACGTGGCCGGCGGCCCGCTCAACTGA
- a CDS encoding DUF3037 domain-containing protein, with protein MSTQRDVFEYALVRVVPRVERGEMFNAGVLVYCRAKSFVAARTHLDEAKLKALDPQADVAGVRAALRAVEGVCGGGDAAGQAAGDDAGRRFRWLIAPRSTVVQPGPVHTGLTTDPEAEVERLLDLLVR; from the coding sequence GTGAGCACGCAGCGGGATGTCTTCGAGTACGCGCTGGTGCGCGTCGTGCCGCGCGTGGAGCGCGGCGAAATGTTCAACGCGGGCGTGCTGGTCTACTGCCGCGCCAAGTCCTTCGTCGCCGCCAGGACCCACCTGGACGAGGCGAAGCTCAAGGCTCTGGACCCCCAGGCGGATGTCGCGGGTGTACGGGCCGCCCTGCGTGCCGTGGAAGGCGTCTGCGGCGGCGGGGACGCGGCCGGACAGGCGGCGGGCGACGACGCGGGCAGGCGCTTCCGCTGGCTGATCGCGCCGCGCAGCACCGTCGTACAGCCGGGGCCTGTGCACACAGGGCTCACGACGGATCCGGAGGCGGAGGTCGAGCGACTGCTGGACCTGCTGGTGCGCTGA
- a CDS encoding HipA family kinase: MLSEVTATRYVTPLREGGSLPGIVEADDLGTYVMKFTGAGQGRKTLVAEVVCGELARRLGLRVPELVTIQLDPVIGLAEPDQEVQELLKASGGLNLGMDYLPGSIGFDPLAYEVDPVEAGRVVWFDALINNVDRSWRNPNMLVWHGDLWLIDHGATMIWHHNWPTAQSASAKPYNASDHALAPFGPDVAAAAAELAPLVTEELLTEIAAQVPAEWLVDEPGFETTGALRRAYVEALLPRAATIHERITLSEPSRGKPSQAPGWLTDHLSPRRTRPHPTKRDKQGEQVKQDKQGKRDGGT, from the coding sequence ATGCTCTCCGAAGTCACAGCGACCCGCTACGTCACGCCCTTGCGTGAGGGCGGCTCGCTCCCGGGGATCGTCGAGGCCGACGATCTCGGTACGTACGTCATGAAATTCACCGGCGCGGGGCAGGGCCGCAAGACCCTGGTCGCCGAAGTCGTCTGCGGCGAACTGGCCCGCAGGCTGGGCCTGCGCGTTCCCGAGCTGGTGACCATCCAGCTCGACCCGGTGATCGGCCTCGCCGAGCCGGACCAGGAGGTCCAGGAACTGCTCAAGGCGAGCGGCGGGCTGAACCTGGGGATGGACTACCTCCCCGGATCGATCGGCTTCGACCCGCTCGCGTACGAGGTGGACCCGGTCGAGGCCGGTCGGGTCGTCTGGTTCGACGCGCTGATCAACAACGTCGACCGCTCCTGGCGCAACCCCAACATGCTGGTCTGGCATGGCGATCTGTGGCTCATCGATCACGGCGCGACCATGATCTGGCACCACAACTGGCCCACCGCGCAGAGCGCATCGGCCAAGCCGTACAACGCCTCCGACCATGCACTCGCCCCCTTCGGCCCCGACGTCGCCGCCGCTGCCGCCGAGCTGGCGCCCCTTGTCACCGAGGAGCTGCTGACGGAGATCGCCGCGCAGGTCCCGGCCGAGTGGCTGGTCGACGAGCCCGGCTTCGAGACGACCGGCGCGCTGCGCCGCGCGTACGTCGAAGCGCTGCTGCCGCGCGCCGCGACGATCCACGAGCGGATCACTCTCAGCGAGCCCTCCAGGGGCAAGCCGTCGCAGGCACCGGGCTGGCTGACGGACCACCTGAGCCCGCGCCGGACACGACCGCACCCGACGAAGCGCGACAAGCAGGGCGAGCAGGTCAAGCAGGACAAGCAAGGCAAGAGGGATGGCGGCACGTGA
- a CDS encoding Rieske (2Fe-2S) protein — MTGSQETGRLLGRRTVVAAVGAAGVAAALTACGGSDSPADTAVEKPAGSGGDAGGSGAGGSDAGAALAKTSDIPEGGGKVFADRGVVITQPTAGQFKAFSSKCTHQGCAVKDIADGTINCPCHGSKFDATDGSVKAGPATQPLPPAAIKVDGGSITLA, encoded by the coding sequence ATGACGGGATCTCAGGAGACAGGGCGGTTGCTCGGCCGCCGCACGGTCGTCGCCGCGGTGGGCGCCGCCGGAGTCGCGGCGGCGCTGACGGCGTGCGGTGGTTCGGACAGCCCCGCCGACACCGCCGTCGAGAAGCCGGCGGGCAGCGGTGGTGACGCGGGCGGGAGCGGCGCAGGTGGAAGTGATGCGGGGGCCGCGCTTGCCAAGACCAGCGACATTCCGGAGGGCGGCGGCAAGGTGTTCGCCGACCGGGGCGTGGTGATCACGCAGCCCACGGCGGGGCAGTTCAAGGCGTTCTCGTCGAAGTGCACGCATCAGGGCTGCGCGGTGAAGGACATCGCCGACGGCACCATCAACTGCCCCTGCCACGGCAGCAAGTTCGACGCGACGGACGGCAGCGTGAAGGCCGGTCCGGCCACGCAGCCGCTTCCCCCGGCCGCCATCAAGGTCGACGGGGGCTCCATCACGCTGGCCTGA